One Planctomycetaceae bacterium DNA segment encodes these proteins:
- a CDS encoding dihydrodipicolinate synthase family protein — protein sequence MPKLTGLIAATYTPFHADGSLNTKPIPEYVDFLLNSGVSGLYVCGSTGEGVSLTGDERRVLAEAFVKAAAGRVPVIVQVGHNCLREARELATHAADIGADVISATCPFYFKPASVDLLIASMAEVAAGGPNLPFYYYHIPSMTGVNLNMTEFLSKAADSIPNLAGLKFTSTTVHEFQSCLSIDNGRFDILWGCDEMLLSRSGHRGSGRQHIQHRRSVVPHADRRV from the coding sequence ATGCCAAAACTCACCGGTCTGATCGCCGCGACGTACACGCCGTTTCATGCGGACGGTTCGCTCAACACGAAACCGATTCCGGAGTATGTCGACTTCCTGCTGAACAGCGGCGTCAGCGGCCTGTATGTCTGCGGCAGCACGGGCGAAGGAGTTTCGCTGACCGGCGATGAACGGCGTGTGCTGGCCGAAGCGTTCGTGAAGGCGGCGGCCGGGCGAGTTCCTGTGATCGTCCAGGTCGGGCACAATTGTCTGCGCGAAGCTCGCGAACTTGCGACTCATGCGGCGGATATCGGAGCCGATGTGATTTCGGCAACCTGCCCGTTCTATTTCAAGCCGGCGTCGGTGGATTTGCTGATCGCGTCGATGGCCGAAGTGGCTGCCGGCGGTCCCAATCTGCCGTTTTATTACTATCACATTCCGTCAATGACCGGCGTGAACCTGAACATGACGGAATTCCTGTCGAAGGCGGCCGACAGCATCCCGAATCTGGCGGGACTAAAATTTACGTCAACCACGGTTCACGAATTCCAAAGCTGTCTGAGCATTGACAACGGAAGATTCGACATCTTGTGGGGCTGCGACGAAATGCTGCTCAGCCGCTCTGGTCATCGGGGGAGCGGTCGGCAGCACATACAACATCGCCGCTCCGTTGTACCGCACGCTGATCGACGCGTTTGA
- a CDS encoding aldo/keto reductase, whose protein sequence is MNRRRLGNSGISVSDICMGTMTFGEQCDEQLSFRIMDRAFSAGIDFYDAAELYPVPPSKEKVGLTEEIVGRWMKTKPRDAVIVATKIAGPAHGWFVPPIRNGHAALDRRQIFSAVEDSLRRLQTDYIDLYQTHWPDHHARYEDILDALTALVQQGKVRAIGCSNETCWGLMKSLSAAEKHGLCRYDTVQNNFSLINRRCESELAQVCRREDVGLLPYSPLGGGVLTGKYTDSFPSGARFTAYQNAGERQQKMAQRFLNDRTRETVERLKPIAADLGVTLTALAVAWSKQHDFVASTIIGATSVEQLEESLAADGLILDAETLRRIDEIDDAIPNPMKEDGLRRL, encoded by the coding sequence ATGAACCGACGACGACTCGGCAACAGCGGAATTTCAGTTTCTGATATCTGCATGGGCACGATGACGTTCGGCGAACAATGTGACGAACAGCTTTCGTTCCGGATCATGGACCGCGCGTTCAGCGCCGGGATCGATTTCTATGACGCGGCCGAACTGTACCCCGTGCCGCCCAGCAAAGAGAAAGTCGGACTGACCGAAGAAATCGTCGGACGGTGGATGAAGACCAAACCGCGCGACGCCGTGATCGTGGCCACCAAGATCGCCGGCCCGGCTCACGGCTGGTTCGTGCCGCCGATCCGCAACGGTCACGCCGCACTCGACCGGCGGCAGATCTTCAGCGCCGTCGAAGACAGCCTGCGCAGACTGCAGACAGACTACATCGACCTGTACCAGACTCACTGGCCGGACCACCACGCTCGGTACGAAGACATCCTGGACGCCCTGACCGCGCTCGTTCAGCAGGGCAAGGTGCGAGCCATCGGGTGCAGCAATGAAACATGCTGGGGCCTGATGAAAAGTCTGTCCGCCGCCGAAAAACACGGCCTGTGCCGCTACGACACCGTGCAGAACAATTTCAGCCTGATCAATCGCCGCTGCGAAAGTGAACTGGCTCAGGTCTGCCGTCGCGAAGACGTCGGCCTGCTGCCGTATTCACCGCTTGGTGGAGGCGTGCTGACCGGAAAATACACCGACAGCTTTCCGTCCGGCGCTCGCTTCACCGCCTATCAAAACGCGGGAGAACGTCAGCAGAAGATGGCTCAGCGGTTCCTGAACGACCGCACGCGGGAAACCGTCGAACGCTTGAAACCCATCGCCGCCGATCTGGGAGTCACTCTGACAGCTCTGGCGGTTGCCTGGAGCAAACAGCACGACTTCGTGGCCTCCACGATCATCGGCGCCACCAGCGTCGAACAACTCGAAGAAAGCCTCGCCGCCGACGGACTGATCCTGGATGCAGAAACCCTGCGCCGCATCGACGAGATCGACGATGCCATTCCGAATCCCATGAAGGAAGACGGCCTGCGAAGGTTGTAG
- a CDS encoding dihydrodipicolinate synthase family protein: protein MAAPLYRTLIDAFESGDLHAAREAQAKSVAFIEIMARHPFHAAAKCVLKKLGFDFGTCRLPQASLDLTDERSLLNDLDAIGFFA, encoded by the coding sequence ATCGCCGCTCCGTTGTACCGCACGCTGATCGACGCGTTTGAATCCGGCGACCTTCATGCAGCCCGGGAGGCTCAGGCGAAGTCGGTGGCATTCATCGAAATCATGGCCCGCCACCCGTTTCACGCGGCCGCGAAGTGCGTGCTGAAGAAACTGGGATTCGACTTCGGCACCTGTCGTCTGCCGCAGGCATCGCTGGATTTGACTGATGAGCGTTCGTTGTTGAACGATCTCGACGCGATTGGATTCTTCGCGTAG
- a CDS encoding RDD family protein: MAETSRDTLGEGAYFRREDYVGLARRMAILAVDLMVLIVLFFVIGIVVLSVTDISDEQFSLLFGVISWLYLSVLKASRIRTVGYWLLDARIVNLKGETPSVFRMTFRFLLCLFGPFSFIFDLLWVSTDDHKQTLRDRFSGTCVIRRHAEPAGRAAIRLVSYNALGFNLTYPQVMTPKGAAAAGTGT, encoded by the coding sequence ATGGCTGAGACATCAAGAGACACACTCGGTGAAGGCGCCTACTTCCGCCGCGAGGATTACGTCGGGCTCGCGCGTCGAATGGCGATTCTTGCTGTGGATCTGATGGTTCTCATTGTGTTGTTTTTTGTAATTGGCATCGTCGTCCTCAGCGTCACGGACATTTCCGACGAGCAGTTTTCCCTCCTGTTCGGAGTCATATCGTGGCTGTACCTCTCCGTTCTAAAGGCATCAAGAATCCGTACTGTCGGTTATTGGTTGCTGGATGCCAGAATCGTCAACCTGAAGGGCGAAACACCATCGGTGTTCCGTATGACATTTCGATTTCTGCTGTGCCTGTTCGGTCCATTCTCGTTCATCTTTGATCTCCTTTGGGTCAGTACTGACGACCACAAGCAGACACTCCGCGATCGATTTTCCGGGACATGCGTCATCAGGCGGCATGCCGAACCCGCCGGACGAGCCGCGATTCGCCTTGTCTCTTACAACGCGCTCGGCTTCAATCTCACGTACCCTCAGGTGATGACGCCGAAAGGCGCGGCTGCCGCCGGAACCGGGACATGA
- a CDS encoding toprim domain-containing protein: protein MLAARARLASRDAISEVKRKSAASRRTNLPGKLVDCQAKNADDSELFIVEGDSAGGTAVMGRNASTQAVLPLRGKILNTESLALSKILKNQEISDIVETLGTGVGPNFDIHRLRYARVILLMDADSDGYHISTLLLTFFFRHMPELIRQGKLFIAQPPLFRIEVGKTTHYAQTDAEKEEILASLPANRQATVLRFKGLGEMNAAQLRDTTLNPKARVLLRVDIESQLDADSTFNQLLGKDASERYRIIMEEASFADDVDL, encoded by the coding sequence GTGCTGGCCGCGCGAGCCCGCCTGGCAAGCCGTGACGCCATCAGCGAAGTGAAACGCAAATCCGCCGCCTCACGCCGCACCAATCTTCCCGGCAAACTGGTCGACTGCCAGGCAAAGAACGCCGACGATTCGGAACTGTTCATCGTCGAAGGTGACTCCGCCGGAGGCACCGCTGTGATGGGTCGCAACGCGTCGACTCAGGCCGTGCTGCCGCTGCGAGGCAAGATTCTGAACACGGAGTCCCTGGCTCTGTCCAAGATTCTGAAGAATCAGGAAATCAGCGACATTGTCGAAACACTGGGAACCGGCGTCGGACCGAACTTTGACATCCACCGGCTGAGATACGCTCGCGTGATTCTGCTGATGGATGCCGACAGCGACGGTTACCACATTTCGACGCTGCTGCTGACGTTCTTTTTTCGACATATGCCGGAACTGATTCGCCAGGGCAAACTGTTTATCGCTCAGCCGCCGCTGTTTCGCATCGAAGTCGGCAAGACCACCCACTACGCTCAGACCGACGCCGAAAAGGAAGAAATCCTGGCGTCGCTGCCCGCCAACCGGCAGGCCACCGTCCTGCGATTCAAGGGTCTGGGCGAAATGAACGCCGCTCAACTGCGAGACACCACGCTGAACCCGAAAGCACGAGTCCTGCTGCGAGTCGACATCGAAAGTCAGTTGGACGCCGACAGCACCTTCAATCAGCTTCTGGGCAAGGACGCGTCGGAGCGATACCGGATCATCATGGAAGAAGCCAGCTTCGCCGACGACGTGGATCTGTAA